From the genome of Bacteroidia bacterium, one region includes:
- a CDS encoding T9SS type A sorting domain-containing protein has protein sequence MKIYNLHFTYNNSVPVNSTENSPLQIYPNPFTNKTSIVFDNPHNSSYELIITDITGKKVKEIKEIRSNTIEINRKELRSGIYTVELKGEKLFMGKIIIE, from the coding sequence TTGAAGATATATAACCTACATTTTACTTATAATAATTCAGTCCCTGTTAATAGTACAGAAAATTCACCATTACAAATTTACCCCAATCCCTTCACTAATAAAACGTCTATTGTATTTGACAATCCGCATAATAGTTCATATGAACTTATAATTACTGATATTACAGGGAAAAAAGTTAAAGAAATTAAAGAAATTCGTTCCAATACTATAGAAATAAACAGAAAAGAATTAAGAAGTGGTATATATACAGTTGAACTAAAAGGTGAAAAATTATTTATGGGTAAAATTATTATCGAATAG